DNA from Nocardioides seonyuensis:
GTGCCGACCGGCACGCCGCGCACCTTGACGTCGGAGCCGTCACGCAGCGCGTTTCCGACGTCGCCGGCCTCGAGGGTGACCTCGATGTTGTCGGCGAAGACCTTGTTGTAGGCGGCCATGCTGGCCACCACGACGAGGGCGGCGAGGCCGATGTAGACCAGGCCGAAGAATGCGTCGCCGACCTTGCTGGGGGTGCGGCTCATCCGGCGATCCTCACTGTCGTGGTCGTGCCCCACAGCGCGAGCGACAGGACGAAGTCGAGGAGTGCGACGACGACGATGCTGCGGCGCACGGCATTGCCGACCGCGCGGCCCACGCCTGCCGGGCCGCCACTGGCGGTGTAGCCGTAGTAGCAGTGGATCAGGATCACCAGGACCGCGAAGATCAGGACCTTCACGAAGGAGAGCACGATGTCGACCGGGGGCAGGAACAGCTTGAAGTAGTGGTCGTAGGTGCCGGCGGACTGTCCGAAGAAGTAGACCGTGATGAGGCGGGACCCCATGTAGGAGGTCAGCAGGCCGATGACGTAGAGCGGGATGATCGCGATGAAGCCCGCGATGATCCGGCAGGTGACGAGGTAGGGGACGCTGCGCACGGCCATGACCTCGAGGGCGTCGATCTCCTCGGAGATGCGCATGGCGCCGAGCTGGGCGGTGAAGCCCGAGCCGACGGTGGCCGAGAGTGCGAGAGCGGCGACGAGAGGTGCGATCTCACGGGTGTTGAAGTAGGCGGAGATGAAGCCGTTGAGCGTGGAGGTGCCGATCTGGTTGAGCGCGGCGTACCCCTGCATGCCCACGACCGTGCCGGTGAAGAGGCTCATGCCCAGCATCACCCCGATGGTGCCGCCGATGACGGCCAGCGCGCCGGAGCCGAAGGTGACCTCGGCCAGCGTGCGGATGACGTCCTTGGGGTAGCGGACGATCGCGGCCGGGATCCAGGCCAGTGCCCGGGCGTGGAACTTCAGCTCGGCGCCGAGCGTGACGAGCATGTCGACGGGCTTGCCGAGCATCGCGCGGGTGTCAGTGGAGAGGCTCATCAGGCACCCTTCGCCGGGATGACTTGGAGGTAGAGGGTGGTGATCACGAAGTTCATGAAGAACAGCAGCAGGAACGTGATGACCACGGACTGGTTGACCGCGTCGCCCACGCCCTTGGGGCCGGCGCTGGGGTTGAGGCCGCGGTAGGCGGCGACGACTCCGGCGATGAAGCCGAAGATCACTGCCTTGATCTCGCCGACGATCAGGTCCTCGATCTGGGCGAGCGCGGTGAAGGAGGCGAGGTAGGCGCCCGGGGTGCCGTCCTGGACGAGCACGTTGAACACGTAGCCGCCGATCACGCCGACGACCGAGACCATGCCGTTGAGGAGGACAGCGACCAGCATCGTGGCGAGCACCCGCGGCACGACCAGGCGCTGGACCGGGGAGACGCCGAGCACCTTCATGGCGTCGATCTCCTCGCGGATCGTGCGGGCGCCCAGGTCGGCACAGATGGCCGCGCCACCGGCACCGGCGATGGCCAGCGCGGTCACGATGGGACTCGCCTGCTGGATGACCGCCAGCACGCTGGCGGCCCCGGTGAACGACTGGGCGCCGATCTGCACCGTGAGGGTGCCGAGCTGGAGCGCGATGACGGCGCCGAAGGGCACCGCGACGAGCGCGGCCGGCAGGATCGAGACGCTGGCGATGAACCAGAACTGCTCCAGTGTCTCGCGCCACTGGAACGGGCGCCGGAAGATGTTGACGATGACGTCGAGCGCCAGGGCGAAGAGGCTGCCGACCTGGCGCAGGCCGCGCATCGGCGCGGAGTAGGCCGCCGGTCGCGTGACCGGGCGACGCTCGAGCTCCTTGTCGGGCTGGCGGATCACCAGCTCCTCGATGTCGGGAGTGGTGCGCAGGCGCTCCGCGTGGCGTACGGCGCCGGCTCGCTCGCCCATGCCCTCGCTGGGCTGGATCTGCGGCGGCACGTCACCGAGCTTGAGGTGGTCCATCGCGCCGAGCAGGTGGTGCGGGGTGGCGTCCTTCTCCTCGGACATGCCGATCGGCCCGACGGGGGAGCCGTGGATGAACTGGGTGACGGCCGGCTCGTCGGTGGTCAGCATCGCCTCGCGCGGGCCGAACATCACCAGCTCGCGGCGGAAGAGCATCCCGAGGTTGTCGGGCAGCGTGCGCGCGAGGTTGGTGTCGTGGGTGACCACCAGGATCGTCGCGTCGGTCTCGGTGTTGACGTCGACCAAGAGCTGCGCGATGTAGGCGGTGCGGACCGGGTCCAGACCGGAGTCGGGCTCGTCGCAGAGGATGATGTCGGGGTCGAGCACGAGCGAGCGCGCCAGGCCGACGCGCTTGCGCATGCCGCCGGAGACCTCGCCGGGCAGCTTGGTCTCGGTGCCGGTGAGGCCGACGAGCTCGAGCTTCTCGCCGACCTTGCGCTTGATCTCGGAGGCGGAGAGGTCGGTGTGCTCGTGGAGCGGGAACGCGACGTTGTCGTAGATGCTCATCGAGCCGAACAGCGCGCCGTCCTGGAACAGCACCCCGAAGCGCTTGCGCAGCTCCTGGGTCTCGCGGTCGGTGGCCGAGACGATGTCGACACCGTCGATCTTGACGCTGCCCTCCTCGGGGTTCAGCAGGCCCATCACCGTCTTGAGGAAGACGGACTTGCCCGTGCCCGAGGGGCCGAGCAGTGCGGTGATCTCGCCGGGCGGCAGCGTCAGGGTGACGTCGCGCCAGATGTTCTGGGAGCCGAAGCTCTTGGTGAGGCCTTCGACCTCGACGGTGGCTCCCATGCTCAACCCTTCGGGATGGGGAACGGGGCGGGGGTGGTCTTGGGCAGTGGATCGACGAGGGCGATGTCGCTCTGCTCCACCTCCAGCGTGTTGCCGGTGCCGGAGACCATGGAGGTGATCAGCGGGCTCAGGTCCTCGCCGTTGACACCGCAGCCGGTGAAGACCGGCACGTCGACGGAACCGGCGAGTCGGCCACCGATGTTGGGGATGTAGCCCGGCTGGCCGTGGAGCGTCACGCGTGCAGGCGTGGACGTTCGACACTTGGGTCCGACGGCCATCTTCTGACCGTCCAGCGACAGGCTGGTGATCCGGAGGTCGGCGTCGCCGGTGAGCAGGTGCACGCCCTCCTCGATCGCAGGCCCCTTCAGCTGCCAAGCGACAGGGATGTTCTCCGTGGCGGCCCCGTCCGGATCTGGGGTAGAGAGGTCGTCGTCCGGCGCATCCACTCGGTATTGGGCGATGCTGATGGTGACTTCGGACGGGATCATCCCGAAGGCGAGCGTCCGCACCGTGATCGGCGGGAAGTAGCCGTAGGGGTGGGGCGCGCCCTTGGGGGACACGGCGAACACCGAGGCGATGGCGTCGATGCCCTCGTAGGAGACGTCTGCCATCAGCGTGGTGAGCGGGACGCGGTAGAACTGCTTCGCGGGTGCGGCCGAGCCGAGGCCCGTGCTCAACGTGGGTCCGCGGGAGCGCCCGTCCTCCTTGGTGGGGATGCCGTCGTCGCTGACGGCGCCGGGTGCAGCGACCAGGATCAGCGCCGAGACGACACCCAACGCGCGCGCCGTGCGCCACGCACGGGCACGGCCGACCGCCGCCCTGCTGAAAACGTGCTCCACCCGAACCCTCTCCTCGCAGCGCGCCTGACGACGCGCTGGCCTCCCTGACCCCTCCCGGGGTTGCTGCTCCCAGTCCAGCGCTCGCCGACCCCCTCAGATCGGTTGAGCGCCTGCCGTTGCTGACGGAGAACACTTCGACGGCCGGTCTGTGGTCATCGCCGTTGATGACCAGGTCCGGTCGTCCAAGAACTACCCGTCGTGCGACACGGGTCCGCCGGGGGCCGACGTGCGGCCGGCCCCCGGCGAATCAACGTGGTGTCAGCCCTTGACCTTGACCTTGACGGTCTTCTTGGCCTTCTCGGTGGTGGCGTTGCCGCCGTAGGTCACCTTGAGCTTGATCTTGCCCTTCTTGACGTACTTCTTCTTGATCTTCTTGAGCTTGATCGTCGCCTTGCCGGCGTCGTCGGTCTTGCCCTTGCCCAGGGTCTTGCTTCCGACCTTGACCACGATCTTGCCGGCCAGCGAGGTGCTGGCGGACTTGATCGCGATCTTCAGCTTGGCAGCCTTGTTGACCTTGAAGGCCTTGGGCTTCGGCTTGGCGTTGATCTTGGCGTCCGCGATCGGCGCCGGCACGACCGGCGGGAGGGTTGCCGCGGTGCGGACGACCGACACGTTGGCCTTGGAGCCGAGGTGCGTCGCGTCACCGGAGTACTCCGCCTGGAGTGCGTAGGTGCCGACCTTGGGGAAGGTCGTCGCCGGGATCGAGATGGACGCTGCGCCGGCGGCCACGGTGGCCTTGCCGATCTCGGTGCCCTGGTAGGACAGCGCGACGGTGCCGGTGCCGGTGGCCGGGGTGACCGCGAAGTTCACGGTCGCCGGCTTGTCCACGGGGCTGGGCGCCGCGGTGGCGGCCAGCGTGGTCGTCTTGGACGCGTCAGTGCCCTCCACCTGGATCGTGCCCAGACGCAGCTCATCGACGTTGATCACGGTGCACTCGAGGTGCGACGTCCCGACGTGCGGGTCGGTGCCGGTGCTGTTGTGGAACGCGTCGATCGTGAACGAGCTGGGGCCGTCCACGGTGATGGTGCCGGACGCGCTGTCAGGCACGGTGACGACCGGGGCGGTGCCCGCCACGGGCACGACCCACGTGCCGGGAGCCTCGAGGCCGGTCGGGTTGTTGTTGGGGATCACCATCCAGGGAGCCGAGAGGTTCTGGAGGGTGTAGGCGTTGTCGGTGCCGTTGATCCCGAAGTGGACCTGCGTGTTGCTCGAGCCGCCCTTGACGTGGGTGCCGAACGAGGTCCGGGCCGTGTCGGCGACCGAGCTGAGGTCGATGTCGATGAGGACCGGGGTCTCGGGGATGGTCTCGCCCTTGGCGACCGTGTCCGGGATCGTGACCCGGGTCCGAGCGACCACCGGCTGCGTGATGGGCAGGTAGGGGACGTCGATGGAGCCGTCACCGTTGGCGTCGGCGTCGGTGATGACGCAGGTGTAGCTGATGTTCTTGTCGATGGCCGCAGCCGAGGCCGGAGCAGCGGTTGCCACTGCCAGGGCACCCATTCCGAGGCCGACGGCGCCCGCAAGGGTGGCGGAGCCGATAGTGCGAAAACGAGATCTCGTGGTCGAGATTGTCATGGTTCTCCCTCCGTAGACCGGAGGACTGTAACCCGGATCTCTTTGCTTGTCGTGGGGTAGGTCACTAATTGGACCCGTGGTTGAACATTCGTCTTTACCCACGCGTAGAGGCGGGTCGTGATACGGCGTGACCGCTAGAGCCAGCCGCGCTCCTGGGCGATCCGCGCAGCCTCGGCGCGGGTGGTGGCTCCGGTCTTGCCGATGGCCGCGGAGAGGTGGTTGCGCACGGTGCCCTCGGAGAGGTGCACCTGGCGGGCGATGGCCGAGACCGCTGAGCCGTTCAGGGCGAGGGCCAGCAGCTCGCGCTCCCGAGCGGTCAGCGGCGAGGCGCCGTCCATGAGCGACTCGGCGGCGAGGTCGGGGTCGACGACGCGCAGGCCCTGGTGCACGCGTCGTACGGCGTCGGCGAGCTGGCGTGCGGGGGTGTCCTTCACGACGAAGCCGGCGGCGCCGGCGTCGAGCGCACGGCGGACGTAGCCGGGACGACCGAAGGTCGTGACGATCAGCGACCGCACCTGCGGCAGCTCACGACGCAGCTCCTCCGCGGCCTCGAGCCCGGAGGCCCCGGGCATCTCGATGTCGAGCAGGCACACCTCGGCCGCCGAGTCGCGCGCGGCCGCGACCACCTCGTCGCCGCGGCCGACCTGGGCGACGACCTCGAGGTCGGGCTCGAGGTCGAGCAGGGCAGCCAGGGCGCCGCGGACCAGTGCCTGGTCGTCGGCGAGCAGCAGCCGGATCACAGGACCACCTCGAGCCGGGTGCCCGGGTCGGCCCCCGAGACCACCACTCGCCCGCCCGCCGCCGAGACGCGTTCGCGCATGCCGCGCAGGCCGTTGCCCTCGGGACCCGCGAGTCCCCGCCCGTCGTCGCTGACCACCAGCCCGGTCGGGGCCAGGACGATGCCCACCCGGTGGGCACCCGAGTGTCGTACGACGTTGGTCACAGACTCGCGCAGCACCCACGCCAGCAGCGCACGATGGCGGGGGTCGGTGTCGGAGACCTCGCCGTGCACCTCGGTCGCGATGCCGGCGTCGGCCAGCACCTGCGGGGCTGCCGCCAGCTCGGCCTCCAGGTTGGCCGCGCGGAGGCCGCCGACGGTGGACCGGACCTCGGCGAGGGCGAGGCGGGCCGTCTCCTGGATCGACTCGAGCTCGGCCTTGGCGCGCGCCGGGTCGACCTCGATCAGGCGGGAGGCGAGCTCGGCCTTGATGGAGAGCGCGGTGAGCGAGTGGCCGAGCACGTCGTGGACGTCGCGAGCGACCCGCTCCCGCTCGGCGACCAGGGCCAGGCGCTCCTTGGTGACGCCGAACTCGTACTCCTTCTCGGCGAAGATCCGCAGGAGCACGCCGCCGATCGCGATCGGCCACACCGTCAGGAAGAAGAAGGACGGGAAGCCGCCGACGTCGAGCAGCGCGACCAGCGGCACCGCCGCCCAGGCCGCGGTGGCCCACTTCCACCACGGCGGGGGCAGCTGGAGCGCCGAGAGCATCACGAGGTAGGGCGTGTAGGCGACCGCTCCCATCCCGATGACCGGGATCGTCGCCGCACCGGCCAGCACCATGCCCGCGACGGCCAGCCACGCACGGCCCTGCAACGGGCCGTAGCCCAGGATGTTGAAGACGGCGAAGGCCAGGATGCAGGCGAGCGCGAAGACCCGCGTCGCCGCTGGGCCATCGGCCTCCAGGGCGGTGGTGACGGGGTAGACGAGGAAGACCAGCCAGATGCTCGCGAACGCCCAGCCCCACTTCTGCCAGGGGTTGACGGGGAGGGGCTCCGGCGTCACACGCGCTCCCGACCGCGTCGCACGCCCAGCACCGCGAGCAGGGCGAAGATCACCGTCCACGCGACCACGTTAGCGAGCAGGAGCCACACCGGGTCGCGGCCGGCGTCCATCGGCAGGTAGCCCGAGGTCAAGGGATAGCGAGCCAGGCCGGCGTAGCCGTAGAGAGGGGTGAAGCGACCGATGTCGAGGATGAGCCCGCTCATCGGTGAGAACACGTTGCCGAGGAAGGCCATCACCACGATCAGGCCGGCCGCCACCCCCGAGGCGTTCTGGCTGCGGAAGTTCGTGCCCACGGCCAAGCCGTAGATCGCGAACATCGCCGACCCGAGCCAGATGACCACCGCGGAGGCGATCCAGTCGAAGGCGTTCCCGCGCGCACCGGTGGCGGCACCGATCACGAAGATAACAGCAACCGGGACGGCCGCGACCACCATGGCGATCGCCGTCTTGAGTGCGACGAGCTGGCGGGGCCTGGCCGGGGTGAGGGAGAGCTGGCGGCCCCAGCCCATGACCTGCTCGATGTACGCCGACCCCGCGATGCTCGTGGTCGCCGTGACGGCGCCGTACGCCGCCATCGAGACCATGACGTACATGGAGACGTTGGCGCTGCCGACCGGGCCGTCGGAGCCGAGACCGAACACCAGGAACATGAAGGCCGGCAGGGCGACGACGAAGAACATCCCGAACGTGTCACGCAGCTGCCGCGCGAGGTCGAGCCGCACGTAGGCGAACAGGAGGGGCCGTGCCGGGCGCAGGCCCGAGTGGGTCGTGCTCATCGGTGCCCCCCGGCCGCCTCGAGGACGCCGTCGTCAGCGGTGAGGGCGAGGAACGCCGACTCGAGGCTGGCCATCGACACCTCGACGTCGCCGACTCCGAGCGGGGCCAACGCCCGGCCGACGCTCGCGAGCCAGGCGGGGTCGATCCCGTCGGTGTGCACGACGTCGGGCGGCGGCCTGAACGTCAGGGTGCGGCCGCCGTAGGCCGCTCGCACGTCCGCTGTGGCGGCGTCGTGCACGATGCGTCCGTGCGCCATCAGGACCGTGCGGGCGGCGAACTCGTCGGCCTCGGCGAGGTAGTGGGTCGCGAACACGACAGTGCGGCCCTCCGCCGCGTCTGCGCGCATGGCCGCCCAGAACGCCTGGCGCGACGCCACGTCCATGCCGGTGGTGGGCTCGTCCAGGACGATCAGGTCGGGGTCGGGCACCAGGGCGAGCGCGAACTTCAGCCGCTGCTGCTCACCCCCCGAGCACGCCTGCACCCGGCGCCCGGCCAGGGCGGTCAGGTCTGCCCTCTCGAGCACGGCGTCGACGCGGTCCGGGCGGCCGTGGAGGGCGGCGATCGCGACCACCGTCTCGCGCACGGTGAAGTCGGGGAGGAGGCCGCCGGTCTGCATGACCGCAGAGATCCGGCCCGCCTCGACCGCGCGTCGCGGGCTGTCGCCGTACACCTCGACGGTCCCGGCGTCAGGACGCGTCAGGCCCAGCAGCATGTCCACCGTGGTGGTCTTGCCGGCGCCGTTGGGGCCCAGGAAGGCGACGATCTCGCCGGGCTCGATGGTGAGGTCGACGTCGTCGACCGCCACCACCGAGGAGCCGTCGGTCGATCGGAACGTCTTGCGGAGCCCGCGGGCCCGGATCGCGGGCACGGCTGCTGGTGAGGTCATGCCACCAGCGTCGTCGTACCGGCCCCTCCGTCCTTGGGGGAAGTGTCACGACCTGGGCATGACACCTGTCAGGAGCATGGGCCTTCGCTGGTTGAGGTGCGAGCGCAGCGAGCCTCGCGCCTCAACCAGCGAGGTGCGTCAGAACGCGGCCTCGTCGAGGTCCATCAGGTCGAGGCCGGTGGCCTCGGCGATCGCGCGCTCGGCCGTCAGTCGGGGGAGGTTGGTGGCGGCGAAGAACTGCGCGGCCGCGACCTTGCCCTCGTAGAAGGCCTTGTCCTTGCCGGGGTCGCCGGCGAGCTTCTCGAGCGCGACCTCGGCCTGGCGCAGCAGCAGCCAGGCGCAGACCACGTCACCGAGCGCCATCAGCAGGCGCGTGGTGTTGAGGCCGACCTTGTAGATGTTGCGGATCGCCTGCGGGTCGGCGGCCGACATGAGGTCGTTGATCATGTGGCCGACGATGGCGTTGGCGTCCTCGAGAGCGGTCGCGAGCAGGGCGCGCTCGTTCTTGAGTCGACCGTTGCCGGCCTCGGAGGAGATGAACGCCTCGATCTCCTTGGCGAGGTGGCCCAGGGCGCGGCCCTGGTCCTTGACGATCTTGCGGAAGAAGAAGTCCTGGCCCTGGATGGCGGTCGTGCCCTCGTAGAGGGTGTCGATCTTGGCGTCGCGGACGTACTGCTCGATGGGGTACTCCTGCAGGAAGCCGGAGCCGCCGAAGGTCTGCAGGGACTCGGTGCCGAGCAGCACCCACGAGCGCTCGGAGCCGTAGCCCTTGACGATCGGGAGGAGCAGGTCGTTGACCGCTGCTGCGAGCCTGGCCTCGTCGGAGGAGGCGGTGCCCTCGTGCTCGGCCACCATCACCTGGTCCTGCCAGGTGGCGGTGTAGAGCACCAGGGCGCGCATGGCCTCGGCGAAGGACTTCTGGGTCATCAGCGAGCGACGCACGTCGGGGTGGTGGGTGATGGTGACGCGCGGGGCGGTCTTGTCGGCGGCCTGGGTCAGGTCGGCACCCTGGACGCGCTCCTTGGCGTAGTCGAGGGCGTTGAGGTAGCCGGTGGAGAGGGTGGCGATGGCCTTGGTGCCGACCATCATGCGGGCGTTCTCGATGACGTCGAACATCTGGGCGATGCCGTCGTGGACCTCGCCGAGGAGCCAGCCCTTCGCAGGCTCGCCGCCGCCGACCTGCGGGTCGCCGAAGGTGACCTCGCAGGTGTTGGAGACCTTGATGCCCATCTTGTGCTCGACGTTGGTGACGTAGACGCCGTTGCGCTCGCCGGTCAGCTCGCCGGTCTCGTGGTCGAAGTGCTGCTCGGGCATCCAGAACAGCGAGAGGCCCTTGGTGCCGGGACCGCCGGCGCCCTCGACGCCCTCGGGGCGCGCGAGGACGAGGTGCATGATGTTCTCGCTCATGTCGTGCGTGGCGCTGGTGATGAAGCGCTTCACGCCGGTGATGTTCCACGAGCCGTCGTCGTTGGGGGTGGCCTTGGCCCGGCCCGCGCCGACGTCGGAGCCCGCGTCGGGCTCGGTCAGCACCATGGTGCAGCCCCACTGGCGGTCGACCATGATCTGGGCGACCTTGCGGTCACGCTCGTTGCCGTTGTTGTAGACCACGCCCGCGAAGGGCGCGCCCGCGGCGTACATGTGGATCGGGGCGTTGGCGCCGAGCACCATCTCGCCCATGGCCCAGTTGAGGGAGGAGGGGGCAGGCGTGCCGCCGAGCTCCTCGCGGATCTGGAGACGCCAGAACTCGGAGTCCATCCACGCCTGGTAGCTCTTCTTGAAGGACTCCGGCATGGGGGCGGTGTGGGTCTTCGGGTCGAACACCGGGGGGTTGCGGTCGCTGTCCTCGTAGGAGGCGGCGATGTCCTCGCGGGCGAGGCGGTCGACCTCGCGCAGGATCTCGCGAGCGCTCTCGCCGTCGACCTCCGCGAAGGGACCCTGGCCCAGGATCTCGTCGCGACCGAGCACCTCGAAGAGGTTGAACTCGATGTCGCGGAGGTTGCTCTTGTAGTGGCTCACTGATTCAACCTGTTTCGTCTCGTAGCCGATCGAGGGTCTTATCGGCCGATGGAGGCGCAGCGTGACTGCTACCCGTCGGTAACAAAATGATGCATGGCGATGTCGCGGTATGCAACACGGCGTGGCGAGCGCCACTCCATGCGTCTCCATTGTACGTCGGGTTGACCGGACCCCCGGGCGTAATGTCTACTAACCCACCAGACAAACTGTATTCACTCCGGAAAGGCATTCTCGCCATGCGCAAGCTCCTCGTGCTCGGAGTCGTCGGGCTGCTCGCCCAGCTCGTCGACGGCTCCCTCGGCATGGCCTACGGGGTGACGTCCTCGACGCTCCTGCTCGCCGCCGGGATCGCGCCCGCCGCCGCCTCGGCAGCGGTGCACTTCTCCGAGATCGGCACCTCGCTGGTGTCCGGGTTCTCGCACCACAAGCTCGGCAACGTCGACTGGAAGACCGTGACGCTCCTCGCCGGCCCCGGCTTCGTCGGCGCCTTCGCGGGAGCGACGCTCCTCTCCAGCCTCCCCGGCGACGTGGCCAAGCCCTGGGTCGCGGGAATCCTGCTGAGCCTCGGGATCTACGTCATCTGGCGCTTCCTGCGCCTGGGCGGGCAGCGTCCCACGTTCAAGCCCCGCCCCTCGGCGCGCTTCCTCACCCCCGTGGGTCTCGTCGGCGGCGCGCTCGACGCCATCGGCGGGGGCGGCTGGGGACCGGTCGGGACGACCACGCTGCTGTCCTCGGGACGGCTCGAGCCCCGCAAGGTCGTCGGCTCCATCGACACCTCCGAGTTCGTGGTCGCCGTGGGTGGCTCCCTCGGGTTCCTCGTCGGCCTCGGGTCCCAGGGCATCCTCTGGGGCTACGCCGGCGCCCTGCTCGTCGGCGGGGTGATCGCCGCCCCCATCGCCGCCTGGCTCGTACGACGCCTCCCGGGTCGTGTCCTCGGCGTCGCGGCCGGAGGTCTGATCGTGATCACCAACTCCAAGACGATCATCGAGACCTTCGGTGCC
Protein-coding regions in this window:
- a CDS encoding ABC transporter ATP-binding protein produces the protein MTSPAAVPAIRARGLRKTFRSTDGSSVVAVDDVDLTIEPGEIVAFLGPNGAGKTTTVDMLLGLTRPDAGTVEVYGDSPRRAVEAGRISAVMQTGGLLPDFTVRETVVAIAALHGRPDRVDAVLERADLTALAGRRVQACSGGEQQRLKFALALVPDPDLIVLDEPTTGMDVASRQAFWAAMRADAAEGRTVVFATHYLAEADEFAARTVLMAHGRIVHDAATADVRAAYGGRTLTFRPPPDVVHTDGIDPAWLASVGRALAPLGVGDVEVSMASLESAFLALTADDGVLEAAGGHR
- a CDS encoding acyl-CoA dehydrogenase, with the protein product MSHYKSNLRDIEFNLFEVLGRDEILGQGPFAEVDGESAREILREVDRLAREDIAASYEDSDRNPPVFDPKTHTAPMPESFKKSYQAWMDSEFWRLQIREELGGTPAPSSLNWAMGEMVLGANAPIHMYAAGAPFAGVVYNNGNERDRKVAQIMVDRQWGCTMVLTEPDAGSDVGAGRAKATPNDDGSWNITGVKRFITSATHDMSENIMHLVLARPEGVEGAGGPGTKGLSLFWMPEQHFDHETGELTGERNGVYVTNVEHKMGIKVSNTCEVTFGDPQVGGGEPAKGWLLGEVHDGIAQMFDVIENARMMVGTKAIATLSTGYLNALDYAKERVQGADLTQAADKTAPRVTITHHPDVRRSLMTQKSFAEAMRALVLYTATWQDQVMVAEHEGTASSDEARLAAAVNDLLLPIVKGYGSERSWVLLGTESLQTFGGSGFLQEYPIEQYVRDAKIDTLYEGTTAIQGQDFFFRKIVKDQGRALGHLAKEIEAFISSEAGNGRLKNERALLATALEDANAIVGHMINDLMSAADPQAIRNIYKVGLNTTRLLMALGDVVCAWLLLRQAEVALEKLAGDPGKDKAFYEGKVAAAQFFAATNLPRLTAERAIAEATGLDLMDLDEAAF
- a CDS encoding MlaE family ABC transporter permease — encoded protein: MSLSTDTRAMLGKPVDMLVTLGAELKFHARALAWIPAAIVRYPKDVIRTLAEVTFGSGALAVIGGTIGVMLGMSLFTGTVVGMQGYAALNQIGTSTLNGFISAYFNTREIAPLVAALALSATVGSGFTAQLGAMRISEEIDALEVMAVRSVPYLVTCRIIAGFIAIIPLYVIGLLTSYMGSRLITVYFFGQSAGTYDHYFKLFLPPVDIVLSFVKVLIFAVLVILIHCYYGYTASGGPAGVGRAVGNAVRRSIVVVALLDFVLSLALWGTTTTVRIAG
- a CDS encoding Ig-like domain-containing protein, which produces MTISTTRSRFRTIGSATLAGAVGLGMGALAVATAAPASAAAIDKNISYTCVITDADANGDGSIDVPYLPITQPVVARTRVTIPDTVAKGETIPETPVLIDIDLSSVADTARTSFGTHVKGGSSNTQVHFGINGTDNAYTLQNLSAPWMVIPNNNPTGLEAPGTWVVPVAGTAPVVTVPDSASGTITVDGPSSFTIDAFHNSTGTDPHVGTSHLECTVINVDELRLGTIQVEGTDASKTTTLAATAAPSPVDKPATVNFAVTPATGTGTVALSYQGTEIGKATVAAGAASISIPATTFPKVGTYALQAEYSGDATHLGSKANVSVVRTAATLPPVVPAPIADAKINAKPKPKAFKVNKAAKLKIAIKSASTSLAGKIVVKVGSKTLGKGKTDDAGKATIKLKKIKKKYVKKGKIKLKVTYGGNATTEKAKKTVKVKVKG
- a CDS encoding response regulator transcription factor, with product MIRLLLADDQALVRGALAALLDLEPDLEVVAQVGRGDEVVAAARDSAAEVCLLDIEMPGASGLEAAEELRRELPQVRSLIVTTFGRPGYVRRALDAGAAGFVVKDTPARQLADAVRRVHQGLRVVDPDLAAESLMDGASPLTARERELLALALNGSAVSAIARQVHLSEGTVRNHLSAAIGKTGATTRAEAARIAQERGWL
- a CDS encoding ABC transporter permease, whose amino-acid sequence is MSTTHSGLRPARPLLFAYVRLDLARQLRDTFGMFFVVALPAFMFLVFGLGSDGPVGSANVSMYVMVSMAAYGAVTATTSIAGSAYIEQVMGWGRQLSLTPARPRQLVALKTAIAMVVAAVPVAVIFVIGAATGARGNAFDWIASAVVIWLGSAMFAIYGLAVGTNFRSQNASGVAAGLIVVMAFLGNVFSPMSGLILDIGRFTPLYGYAGLARYPLTSGYLPMDAGRDPVWLLLANVVAWTVIFALLAVLGVRRGRERV
- a CDS encoding sensor histidine kinase translates to MTPEPLPVNPWQKWGWAFASIWLVFLVYPVTTALEADGPAATRVFALACILAFAVFNILGYGPLQGRAWLAVAGMVLAGAATIPVIGMGAVAYTPYLVMLSALQLPPPWWKWATAAWAAVPLVALLDVGGFPSFFFLTVWPIAIGGVLLRIFAEKEYEFGVTKERLALVAERERVARDVHDVLGHSLTALSIKAELASRLIEVDPARAKAELESIQETARLALAEVRSTVGGLRAANLEAELAAAPQVLADAGIATEVHGEVSDTDPRHRALLAWVLRESVTNVVRHSGAHRVGIVLAPTGLVVSDDGRGLAGPEGNGLRGMRERVSAAGGRVVVSGADPGTRLEVVL
- a CDS encoding MlaE family ABC transporter permease, whose product is MRGLRQVGSLFALALDVIVNIFRRPFQWRETLEQFWFIASVSILPAALVAVPFGAVIALQLGTLTVQIGAQSFTGAASVLAVIQQASPIVTALAIAGAGGAAICADLGARTIREEIDAMKVLGVSPVQRLVVPRVLATMLVAVLLNGMVSVVGVIGGYVFNVLVQDGTPGAYLASFTALAQIEDLIVGEIKAVIFGFIAGVVAAYRGLNPSAGPKGVGDAVNQSVVITFLLLFFMNFVITTLYLQVIPAKGA
- a CDS encoding sulfite exporter TauE/SafE family protein, with protein sequence MRKLLVLGVVGLLAQLVDGSLGMAYGVTSSTLLLAAGIAPAAASAAVHFSEIGTSLVSGFSHHKLGNVDWKTVTLLAGPGFVGAFAGATLLSSLPGDVAKPWVAGILLSLGIYVIWRFLRLGGQRPTFKPRPSARFLTPVGLVGGALDAIGGGGWGPVGTTTLLSSGRLEPRKVVGSIDTSEFVVAVGGSLGFLVGLGSQGILWGYAGALLVGGVIAAPIAAWLVRRLPGRVLGVAAGGLIVITNSKTIIETFGATGTTVGAVASVLVVLWIMGIIWAVGQERDARRAEASYDDEPVLVA